CGCTTTCTGAAGCCGGGCTGGCCGCTGGTGGTGCTCTTCGGCGGATTCCCGGTCTGGTGGGCGCTGGGCATGGCCCAGCTCATCTTCTTCGTGGCCGCAGCCGCGATGGCGGTCATCCTCTACCGTCGCGAGCAGCCGTTGCGGCTTCCCAAGGGCTCGGCGCTCTGGCTGCTCTTCATGGTGTGGATGCTCGCCGGCGTCCTGATGGTCCGCGCGCAGGCGCCGCAGACGGTGCCCGGCACCGGCGGCATGGGCCGGGTGGCTGGGTTCGCGGTCTGGGGCGGCTGGTACGTCTCGGTCACCATCGCCATGCTCTACGTCACGAACACCGCCCGCGAGCTGCCCACCCAGCGCGTCGTCCGACTGCTCGGCTGGATGTTCGTGGTGACTGCGAGCTTCGGCGTCCTGGCCGTCGTCACGCCCGAGCTCGAGTTCACCTCCCTCATGGAGCTGCTCCTCCCGAGGAGCCTCACGTCGACCTACTTCGTCAAGACCCTGATCCATCCCTCCTTGTCCTCGAGCGTCGACTTCCTGGGCTACGTCCAGCCCCGACCCACCGCACCGTTCCCCTATTCCAACGACTGGGGCAACAACGTCGCGCTCTACCTCCCGTACTTCATGCTGGCCTGCTTCGGCAGGGACGCCGGTCGACTGCGCAAGCTCGGCCCCGTCGTGCTCGTCGCGTCGATCTTCCCGATCGTCTTCTCACTCAACCGCGGACTCTGGATCGCTCTGGCCCTCGCCGCGGTGTACGCGGCGGTCCGGCTCGCGGTCAACGGACGCACGAAGGCCCTCTACGCGCTCGTCGCCGCCCTCGTCGTCGGTGGCATCCTGTTCGTGTCCTCTCCGCTCTACGACACGATCGTGCTCCGTGTCGAGACGCCGCACAGCAACGATCGCCGTGCCGGCACCGCGGAGACGGTCGTCGCGGTCACCGGCAGCGGCTCTCCGTTCGTCGGGTTCGGGACCACCAGGACGATGCAGGGCAGCTTCAGCTCACTCGCCGGCGGCGAGACCGCCGAATGCCACCAGTGCGCTCCACCACCCCTCGGCACGCAGGGGTTCATGTGGCGGCTGGTGCTCACCACCGGGTTCGTCGGGACGGCTCTCTGCCTCGCCTTCTTCGCCTACCACTTCCTGCGACGTGCTCGGGGGCCGGCTGCCCTCGACGTCACGACGTGCACCGTCCTGCTCTGCGCGGTGCTCTGCTTCCTGTTCTACGACTCGCTCGGCGCTGCGATGTTCACCGCGATGATGACCATCGGCCTCATGGCACGCTCCGACCTGCCCGCCGAGGAGGTGGCGGTGTGACCGTGACCCGGGCGACGCCTGCGACGAACACCGATCCGAGCGCGGAGTCACCCGGTGCGTCGGCGTCCTACGCCTCCGAGGTCGCGCGGCTGTTGTGGCCGGAGCCCTGGACGGCCCCGGTGGTCTCGCGGATCCGGCGACGACAGGGGGCGGCGCACGTCTCCAGCCGTGAGGCGTACGTGTTCCCCAGCACCCGGCGCCCCCGGGTCCTCGTGCCGGCCGACGTGCCTGCCTCGGCGGCCATGGTGAGGCGCCTCGGCGGCAGCTCGAGGGCGCTCGCGCCGGTGCGCGGCCTTCTCGAGCGGTCGGTCCGCTCGCGAGCCTTCGCCCTCACCGGCTGGCCGATGCTGCAGCAGAGCGTCGAGTCGGGCTCCGCCGACCGCGCCGACTCGATCGAGCGCCACCTCTCAGAACGCTTCGGCACCGACGTGCGCGTCGGCGTCATCCTCGGCACGCGTCGTGCCAACCAGAAGCCGGTGCTCCAGGTCTTCGACCTTTCCGGCGAGGTGTTGGGCTTCGCGAAGGTGGGGCACAACGAGCTCACGGCGGGGCTCGTGCGGCAGGAGGCACAGGTTCTCACCGACCTCAGTGCACGCCACCCCGTCTCCTTCGAGGCCCCCCCGTCTGGTCGGGCTCGACCTGTGGTCGGGGGTGCAGGTACTGGTCGTCACCGCTCTGCGAACCGAACCGCGCCGGGCCGTGGACGCGAGCACGCGACGCGCCGCCGTGCGGGAGCTGGCGCACCTGGCCGGCACGGAGGAGAAGGTCCTGGCTGAGAGCGCCTTCTGGGCGCGGCTGTCGGGCGGTGTGCAGCGGCTCGGCGACACCCGGCGAGGGCGGCGGCTCGCGGACGCGGCGGGCGCGGTCGAACGGGTCCACGGCGGCCAGGTGCTCGAGCTCGGCACGTGGCACGGCGACTGGGGTGGCTGGAACATGGGCATGGACGGGTCGGTCCTCCAGGTCTGGGACTGGGAGCGCTCGTCGACAGGCGTGCCGATCGGCTTCGACGCGGTGCACCACTCCGCGCAGGCTGTCCAACCGGGTCGCCGCGACGCTGCCCGCCGGGAGCGCGAGCTGTTGGACCAGGTGCCCGTCACGCTGCTCGACCTCGACGTCGAGCCGGCTCGCCACGCGGCGACGTTCGCCACCTACCTGCTGGAGATCGCGACTCGGTACGAGGACGCGCTGACGCACGGGCCCCTGGCTTCGCTCGAACGGCGCACCGACTGGATCCTCTCCCTGCTCGAGCAGCACCTCACGCACCCGTTCCAGCTCTCTCCTGGAGGACGACCATGACCGTTCGTGCCGCGATGCCCCTCGGCGTCAAGACCGTCGGACGCGCGGTCTCGGTCCGCGTGGGGTCCGCAACCGCCGGACGCCGCCAACTCCCCTCGTTCATCATGGTCGGCGCGCAGCGGGCCGGGACCACCTCGCTCTACCGCGCCCTGATGTCGCACCCGCTGGTGCACTCGGCCAACTTCCACAAGGGAGTCAACTACTTCGACATCAACTACCACCGCGACTTCTCGTGGTACCAGGGCCACTTCCCCACCGTCGCCGGGCTGCGGCGCGGGCCACGCCCGGTCGCCGGTGAGCCCGTCACCTTCGAGGCGAGTGGCTACTACATGTGGCACCCGTGCGCAGCCGAGCGACTGGCGCGACACCTGCCCGAGGTCAAGGTGCTCGCCATGCTGAGGGACCCGGTAGAGCGCGCGTACTCCGCCTGGAAGCACGAACAAGCCCGCGGCTTCGAGACCGAGTCCTTCGAGACCGCGCTCGGTCTGGAGGACGAACGCCTCCACGGTGAGGTCGCACGGATGGTGGCGGACCGTGACTACCGGAGCCATGCCCACCGTCATCAGGCCTACGTGCGTCGTGGCGAGTACGCCGAGCAGCTGCTCCGGCTGCAGGCGCACCTCTCCCCCGGACAAGTGCACGTCGTCGAGAGCGAGGCGTTCTTCGAGCACCCCGAGGACACCTATGCGGCCCTCCTGGACTTCCTGGGGTTGCCCGAGGTGCTCCCCGAGCGGTTCGACCGCTGGAACGGCCGCCCCAGCGCGCCGATGTCCGAGGCGACCCGTGAGCGTCTGCGGTCGCACTTCGACGACCACGACCGAGCGCTCGCCGGACTCCTCGGACGGGAGCCGGCATGGCGGCAGTGAGCACACCGGCGACGCTGCCGCTCTGGTCCGACTACACGCAGTTCGTGCGCAGGCACGCTGCGGTCTTCGGTGTGCTCATGCTCGTCGGAGTCCTTCTCGGCGGTGCGTGGTCGCTGCGCCAGACGGCGGTCTACTCGGCGACGACGTCGATCGAGCTGGCACCGGTCCCGAAGTACATCACCCTGTCCACCGGCGACCTGGTCGCTCCGGCGGTCACCATCGACACCGACGCGCAACTCGTGCTGACGCCTCGGGTGCTCGGTGCGATCAGCGACGTGCTGGGCATCGACCCGGACCGTGTGCGCAGCCACCTGTCCGTGACCGCCGCGCCGCTCAGTCGGGTCCTCTTCATCACGATCCAGGCATCGTCGCCGACGCTGGCCGCCCGCGCCGCTGACGCGGCAGCGAATCAGCTGATCGAGGTACGCGGACGCACGCTGGGCGCACTGCGCCAGGACCAGCTGCGCCAGCTGCGCTTCTTGGTCTCCTCGAAGGAGCGCGACCTGGCCCGGCAGCAGAGCATGCGGGTCGTCATCCCTGAGTCAGACGACATCTTCAACGAGGTCGTCGAGTTCCGCGCTGCCCTCGACGAGCTCCAGGACGCGCTGCAGGAGCCTGCCCGCGTGCTGCGCCCGGCCGCGGTGCCGGCCGCGGCCGACTACCGCAACACAGAGGTTCCGGTCGTCTCCGGTCTCATGCTCGGGATGTTGGCCGCGGTGCTCACGGGTGCCGCCCGCGATCGCTTCAGCCTGCTCCTCGACGTCCGGGCGCTGGCCCGGTCCCTGTCGAGACGCCGCCCCGACCTCCTCTCCACCTTGAGCCGACGCGCGACGCCGGTCGCCACCACCATCCGCGAGGACAATCATGTCGCCTGACCTCACCAGCCCGAGCAACGCCGGCCCCGGTTCGACCTCGACGGTGCGTGCCGTGCGGCACCACCTCCCGCTGGTGCTCGTGTGTCTCTTCCTCGGGGTCGTCGGTGGCTACCTCTACGCCGGGTCGCAGGTGCCGGTCTACACCAGCACGAGCCGGGTGCTGGTCGACCCGTCGGTAGGGAACCCGTACGTGCCCAGCCCCTCGTCCGTGCGGCAGGACGAGCTCGCGAGCCTGGAGACAGAGGCCCAGGTGGTGCGCTCCGAAGAAGTGCTGAGCGCGGTCTTGCCGCAGTTCCCTGGACTGAGCCTCGGCGCCCTGCAGCGCAACGTGCAGGTGGTCATCCCGCCGAACACCCAGGTGCTGGACATCACGTTCGCCTCCGAGCAGCAGAACCTGACCCAGCCGGTCG
This genomic window from Nocardioides anomalus contains:
- a CDS encoding sulfotransferase family protein produces the protein MTVRAAMPLGVKTVGRAVSVRVGSATAGRRQLPSFIMVGAQRAGTTSLYRALMSHPLVHSANFHKGVNYFDINYHRDFSWYQGHFPTVAGLRRGPRPVAGEPVTFEASGYYMWHPCAAERLARHLPEVKVLAMLRDPVERAYSAWKHEQARGFETESFETALGLEDERLHGEVARMVADRDYRSHAHRHQAYVRRGEYAEQLLRLQAHLSPGQVHVVESEAFFEHPEDTYAALLDFLGLPEVLPERFDRWNGRPSAPMSEATRERLRSHFDDHDRALAGLLGREPAWRQ
- a CDS encoding YveK family protein is translated as MSTPATLPLWSDYTQFVRRHAAVFGVLMLVGVLLGGAWSLRQTAVYSATTSIELAPVPKYITLSTGDLVAPAVTIDTDAQLVLTPRVLGAISDVLGIDPDRVRSHLSVTAAPLSRVLFITIQASSPTLAARAADAAANQLIEVRGRTLGALRQDQLRQLRFLVSSKERDLARQQSMRVVIPESDDIFNEVVEFRAALDELQDALQEPARVLRPAAVPAAADYRNTEVPVVSGLMLGMLAAVLTGAARDRFSLLLDVRALARSLSRRRPDLLSTLSRRATPVATTIREDNHVA